The Fluviicola sp. genome contains a region encoding:
- a CDS encoding DUF4249 family protein, whose translation MKFALIIWISFAVLLGFSSCEKVIDVDLNDTEQKVVIEGFILRGDTVQRVRVTRTQNFDESTAPPTVDNASITVIDNYGNAGTFTAVGNGWYELTNYPGIEGRTYTLTTVVDGTSYTGSSTMPSYQPFQGLYSVFYPFGADTLRSVVPAHYDEQGVANYYQFHVYINGKKNNNIFIQDDQFTDGNLVVQPLFIQELEVGDTVRVDMFGIDKPVHTYFNQLGVNSSSSATPANPISNLSGGCMGYFSARTFDTRTIVVN comes from the coding sequence ATGAAATTTGCACTGATTATATGGATTTCTTTTGCCGTTCTTTTGGGTTTTTCAAGCTGTGAAAAAGTCATTGACGTGGATTTGAACGATACCGAGCAAAAAGTGGTGATCGAAGGATTTATCTTAAGAGGTGATACCGTTCAACGAGTGCGTGTTACCAGAACCCAGAATTTCGATGAGAGCACGGCTCCCCCGACGGTAGATAATGCATCCATAACCGTGATCGATAACTATGGAAATGCAGGAACATTTACAGCGGTAGGAAATGGTTGGTACGAATTAACGAACTACCCGGGAATTGAAGGCCGTACTTACACATTGACAACCGTTGTGGACGGAACTTCTTACACCGGAAGCAGTACGATGCCTTCTTATCAGCCTTTCCAGGGATTGTATTCCGTCTTTTATCCGTTCGGGGCCGATACCCTTCGTTCGGTGGTCCCGGCGCACTACGATGAACAGGGAGTTGCCAATTATTACCAGTTCCATGTTTACATAAACGGGAAAAAGAATAACAACATTTTCATCCAGGACGACCAGTTCACAGACGGGAACCTGGTGGTTCAGCCATTGTTTATCCAAGAGTTGGAAGTGGGCGATACGGTTCGTGTGGATATGTTCGGTATCGACAAACCGGTCCATACGTATTTCAACCAGTTGGGAGTGAATTCTTCGAGCAGTGCCACACCTGCAAACCCGATTTCTAACTTAAGCGGCGGATGTATGGGCTATTTTTCAGCGAGGACTTTTGATACGCGAACTATTGTGGTCAATTAG
- the pyrF gene encoding orotidine-5'-phosphate decarboxylase, whose product MTRQELIQQIREKRSFLCVGLDTDLDKIPAHLLQTEDPVFEFNKAIIDATKDLCVAYKPNIAFYEALGPKGWESLKKTIDYIPSHCMTIADAKRGDIGNTSTYYAKTFFEYLNCDAVTVAPYMGEDSVTPFQEFENKWVILLALTSNKGALDFQFTTDASGEELYKKVLKKSSKWGSESNLMYVVGATRAEGIAEVRKLVPNHFFLVPGVGAQGGSLEDVAKYGWNEDCGLLVNASRSIIYASNTPDFASEARKEAQKLQEEMAQILTAKNF is encoded by the coding sequence ATGACAAGACAGGAGTTAATTCAGCAAATTCGCGAAAAGAGATCGTTTTTATGTGTCGGTTTGGATACCGATTTGGATAAAATTCCTGCTCATTTGTTGCAGACAGAAGATCCGGTTTTTGAATTCAACAAAGCCATTATCGATGCGACCAAAGATTTGTGTGTGGCCTACAAGCCCAATATTGCTTTTTACGAGGCATTGGGTCCGAAAGGCTGGGAATCGCTGAAAAAGACCATCGATTATATTCCTTCCCACTGTATGACCATTGCAGATGCAAAGCGCGGAGATATCGGGAATACGTCTACTTATTACGCAAAAACCTTCTTTGAATATTTGAATTGTGATGCAGTTACCGTTGCTCCATACATGGGAGAAGATTCGGTGACTCCTTTCCAGGAATTTGAAAACAAATGGGTAATCCTTTTGGCATTGACTTCCAATAAAGGCGCTTTGGATTTTCAATTTACAACCGATGCTTCCGGGGAGGAATTGTATAAAAAAGTATTAAAAAAAAGCTCCAAATGGGGATCGGAAAGTAACCTGATGTACGTAGTAGGGGCAACACGCGCCGAAGGAATTGCAGAAGTGCGTAAACTGGTCCCGAATCACTTTTTCCTGGTTCCCGGAGTGGGAGCGCAGGGAGGAAGCCTGGAAGATGTTGCTAAATACGGCTGGAATGAAGATTGCGGTTTATTGGTCAATGCATCCCGTTCGATTATTTATGCTTCAAACACTCCTGATTTTGCTTCCGAAGCACGAAAAGAGGCTCAGAAACTGCAGGAAGAAATGGCTCAGATTTTGACAGCGAAGAATTTCTAA